One part of the Paraburkholderia flagellata genome encodes these proteins:
- a CDS encoding DnaA N-terminal domain-containing protein, giving the protein MNEFWQHCSALLERELTPQQYVTWIKPLAPVAFDAAANTLQIAAPNRFKLDWVKSQFSGRITDLARDFWQTPVDVQFVLDPKAGMRAPHVAPAAAPRAPLGGAPAPAVVAAAPQPAAVTGGTGLAGMVHAASAAAAHATAEDAADLDLPSLDANEAAAGRRTWRPGQGAAAAASSGEPDPTYERSKLNPVLTFDNFVTGKANQLARAAAIQ; this is encoded by the coding sequence ACTGGAGCGTGAGCTAACGCCCCAGCAGTACGTGACGTGGATTAAACCGTTGGCCCCGGTTGCCTTCGATGCTGCGGCGAACACGCTGCAGATAGCCGCTCCCAACCGTTTCAAGCTCGATTGGGTCAAGAGCCAGTTCTCGGGCCGGATCACCGATCTGGCGCGCGACTTCTGGCAGACCCCGGTCGACGTGCAGTTCGTCCTCGACCCGAAGGCGGGCATGCGTGCGCCTCATGTCGCGCCCGCTGCCGCGCCTCGTGCGCCTCTGGGTGGCGCGCCTGCGCCGGCTGTTGTCGCCGCCGCGCCGCAACCGGCCGCCGTGACTGGCGGTACGGGCCTCGCCGGCATGGTGCACGCCGCCTCGGCCGCCGCCGCGCATGCCACCGCTGAAGACGCCGCCGATCTCGATCTGCCCAGCCTCGACGCCAACGAAGCCGCCGCCGGCCGCCGCACCTGGCGCCCGGGCCAGGGCGCGGCCGCGGCTGCCTCGAGCGGCGAACCCGACCCGACCTACGAGCGCTCGAAGCTCAACCCGGTGCTCACGTTCGACAATTTCGTCACCGGCAAGGCAAACCAGCTCGCACGCGCCGCCGCCATTCAG